In Nitrospira sp., one genomic interval encodes:
- a CDS encoding SDR family NAD(P)-dependent oxidoreductase produces MRRHPVNGRRVWVTGASSGIGRAVAVELVRRGATVIASARNESPLHHLVEQCGGDRLAAVPCDVSDPVANRRAASEIVGQFGGLDVAVLNAGTCEYVEVDRFDSAVFERTMRSNFLSMVYGIEAVLPLLRQSPAPHLVGMSSTVAYAGLPRAEAYGASKAAIRYLLESLRIDLYRLGITVSVVCPGFVRTPLTDRNDFPMPFRIEAEDAARRIVDGIEAGKAEIHFPKRFSLAFKLLTLLPTRLYLRLCARLVREP; encoded by the coding sequence ATGAGGCGGCATCCGGTCAACGGGCGACGGGTTTGGGTCACCGGCGCATCGAGCGGCATCGGTCGAGCGGTGGCCGTCGAATTGGTGCGTCGCGGCGCCACCGTCATCGCGTCGGCGCGGAACGAGTCCCCGCTCCATCACCTCGTAGAGCAGTGCGGCGGCGACCGCCTGGCGGCAGTCCCTTGCGATGTGTCCGATCCTGTCGCTAATCGCCGGGCGGCCTCCGAGATCGTCGGTCAGTTCGGCGGCCTTGATGTGGCGGTTCTCAATGCTGGCACCTGTGAATATGTCGAGGTCGATCGCTTCGACAGCGCAGTGTTCGAGCGGACGATGCGTAGCAACTTTCTCAGCATGGTCTATGGCATCGAGGCAGTGTTGCCGCTCCTGCGACAATCACCGGCTCCTCACCTCGTCGGCATGAGCAGCACAGTGGCCTACGCGGGGCTTCCGCGCGCCGAGGCCTACGGGGCATCGAAGGCAGCCATCAGGTACCTGTTGGAGTCCCTGCGAATCGACCTGTACCGACTTGGCATCACGGTGTCCGTCGTCTGTCCCGGCTTCGTGCGGACGCCCCTCACGGACCGGAACGATTTTCCCATGCCCTTTCGCATCGAGGCGGAGGATGCAGCTCGCCGAATCGTGGATGGCATCGAAGCGGGCAAGGCGGAGATTCACTTTCCGAAACGCTTCAGTCTGGCGTTCAAGCTGTTGACTCTGCTGCCGACTCGACTCTACCTGCGCTTGTGCGCCCGGCTAGTGAGAGAGCCATGA
- a CDS encoding nuclear transport factor 2 family protein, producing MQPIVERFKETYRRLNAQTVGRLPDLYADDVVFQDPFRKLDGLGAVMRYFAELYAHVEACSFTFDEEVLQDQRAVLMWTMALRHPKLNGGQPVVVPGSTHLHFRQKIHYHRDYFDAGAMLYEQIPVIGMVIRLIKERV from the coding sequence ATGCAGCCGATCGTGGAGCGGTTCAAGGAGACCTACCGACGGCTGAACGCCCAGACGGTGGGACGCTTGCCGGATCTCTACGCGGATGATGTGGTGTTTCAGGATCCCTTCCGGAAACTCGATGGGCTTGGAGCCGTCATGCGGTATTTTGCGGAATTGTATGCCCACGTGGAAGCCTGTTCTTTCACCTTTGACGAGGAAGTGCTGCAGGACCAGCGGGCCGTGCTGATGTGGACGATGGCACTGAGGCACCCGAAGCTCAATGGCGGGCAGCCGGTGGTGGTGCCAGGCTCCACGCACCTGCACTTCCGGCAGAAGATTCACTACCACCGGGATTATTTCGACGCAGGTGCGATGCTGTACGAACAGATCCCCGTAATCGGCATGGTCATTCGACTCATCAAGGAGCGGGTGTGA
- a CDS encoding chalcone isomerase family protein has product MGRGLQQRWQKWWNRTVPCGLLGFLLVAMPSPGMAASLEGVTFPDSIHAGSVTLPLRGVGLAKFMRTISLYVAALYLPSALEPDRVLDDVPKRLELSYFRSIRRAEFGRAATKVLADNVPPETLSILAPRIEQMHRLYEDVKPGDRYGLTYLPGVGTELALNGVVKGTVEGADFAAAYFAIWLGPDPINQALKARLLNR; this is encoded by the coding sequence ATGGGGAGGGGGCTACAACAGCGATGGCAGAAATGGTGGAACCGGACGGTACCCTGCGGGCTGTTGGGCTTTCTGCTGGTCGCGATGCCGAGCCCAGGCATGGCGGCTTCCCTCGAGGGCGTGACCTTCCCCGATTCGATCCATGCCGGTTCCGTGACTCTGCCACTACGGGGAGTCGGTCTCGCGAAGTTCATGCGGACGATTTCTCTCTATGTGGCCGCCCTTTATCTCCCATCGGCTTTGGAGCCCGACCGAGTGTTGGACGACGTGCCGAAGCGCCTGGAGTTGTCCTATTTCCGCAGCATCCGGAGGGCAGAGTTTGGGCGAGCCGCCACCAAGGTCTTGGCAGACAATGTTCCGCCGGAGACGCTCTCGATCCTGGCGCCGCGAATCGAACAGATGCATCGCCTCTATGAAGATGTGAAGCCGGGTGATCGGTACGGATTGACCTATCTCCCGGGAGTGGGTACCGAGCTGGCCCTCAACGGAGTCGTGAAGGGGACCGTCGAGGGTGCGGACTTTGCGGCGGCCTACTTCGCCATTTGGCTGGGGCCGGACCCCATCAACCAGGCCTTGAAGGCCCGGCTGTTGAACCGATGA
- a CDS encoding CbiX/SirB N-terminal domain-containing protein, which translates to MAGTTRGVILVGHGGIPKDCPQDLVTKLKRLEAQRRAAKLPPSQEELELDRTIRSWPRTAQSDPYQAGLEAVAARLRTQLDGALFAVAYNEFCGPTLEESVESLIKQGATEITVTTTMFTPGGSHSEVEIPEILDHLRSQYPNVSLRYAWPFDLTRVANTLADQIRRFA; encoded by the coding sequence ATGGCGGGGACGACACGAGGGGTGATTTTGGTGGGGCACGGCGGAATTCCGAAGGATTGTCCGCAGGATCTCGTCACGAAATTGAAGCGGCTGGAGGCTCAGCGCCGGGCCGCGAAGTTGCCTCCGTCGCAAGAGGAACTGGAGTTGGACCGCACGATCCGAAGCTGGCCGCGCACGGCGCAGAGCGATCCTTACCAAGCAGGGCTGGAAGCCGTGGCGGCGCGGCTACGTACCCAATTGGACGGCGCGCTGTTCGCCGTGGCCTACAATGAATTTTGCGGCCCGACCCTAGAGGAATCGGTGGAGTCTCTGATCAAGCAAGGTGCCACCGAAATCACTGTGACGACGACCATGTTTACACCAGGCGGTTCGCATTCTGAGGTGGAGATACCGGAAATCTTAGACCATTTGCGCAGCCAGTATCCAAACGTGTCATTGCGCTATGCCTGGCCGTTTGATCTGACGAGGGTGGCGAACACCCTCGCGGACCAGATCCGTCGCTTCGCCTGA
- a CDS encoding DUF523 and DUF1722 domain-containing protein encodes MTIAPLRLGISRCLLGEGVRFDGGHKRDAFLTDLLGRYVEWVPVCPEVEAGLGTPREAMRLVGDPDGPRLMTIKSGQDHTPAIEAMAKSRLLELDRLDLSGYVFKKDSPSCGIERVRLYNKHGMPNRKGVGLFAMAFMKRFPLTPVEEEGRLCDPILRENFIERVFCYRRWRDLVQGGATRQAVVRFHTIHKYLLLAHSVRHYQTLGRLVAQANQHRPHELASRYGELFMQALAVKATVRKHVNVLQHILGHFKDRLTVQEKQELLGVIADYHQGLTPLIVPLTLIKHYVQVFDVEYVHDQVYLNPHPKELMLRNHV; translated from the coding sequence ATGACCATCGCGCCGCTTCGCCTGGGGATCAGCCGTTGCCTGCTCGGAGAGGGTGTGCGATTCGATGGAGGGCACAAGCGGGATGCCTTTCTCACCGACCTGTTGGGGCGGTATGTCGAATGGGTGCCGGTCTGTCCCGAAGTGGAAGCCGGGTTGGGGACCCCGCGCGAAGCGATGCGGTTGGTCGGCGACCCTGATGGTCCCCGCCTCATGACCATCAAGAGCGGGCAGGACCATACGCCCGCGATCGAGGCGATGGCGAAGAGCCGCCTCCTTGAACTCGACCGGCTGGACCTGTCCGGTTACGTCTTCAAGAAGGACTCGCCGAGCTGCGGAATCGAGCGGGTGCGCCTCTATAACAAACATGGAATGCCGAACCGCAAGGGGGTGGGTCTGTTTGCCATGGCCTTCATGAAACGCTTTCCCCTGACCCCAGTGGAAGAGGAAGGTCGGCTGTGTGATCCCATTCTGCGCGAGAACTTCATCGAGCGGGTGTTTTGTTATCGGCGCTGGCGCGATCTCGTGCAGGGGGGGGCGACCAGGCAGGCCGTAGTGCGGTTCCACACGATTCACAAGTATCTCCTGCTCGCGCACAGCGTCCGGCACTACCAGACGCTTGGACGCCTGGTGGCGCAGGCCAATCAACACCGCCCGCACGAACTGGCCTCCCGATACGGCGAGTTGTTCATGCAAGCCTTGGCCGTGAAGGCGACGGTGCGCAAACACGTGAACGTTCTGCAACATATTCTGGGGCACTTCAAAGACCGGTTGACCGTGCAGGAAAAGCAGGAACTGTTGGGCGTCATTGCGGATTACCATCAGGGCCTTACGCCGCTGATCGTACCCCTCACGCTGATCAAACATTACGTCCAGGTTTTCGATGTCGAGTACGTCCATGACCAGGTGTATCTCAACCCACATCCGAAAGAGCTCATGTTACGCAACCACGTGTGA
- a CDS encoding deoxyribodipyrimidine photo-lyase → MKGLVWFRRDLRVRDNPALFAACRDCREVVPLFVFDEPLLRSHLFGSACVGFMLGCLNELRASLGQLGLMLQYRIGEQTEAVLQAVRDLGIDAVYWNRDYEPAARDRDRRVQDCLSQQGRTVKTFKDHVVFEAEEVRGLTGDPFQRYSAYRDRWWNQWRAATPPMIPAPKRRADGNETSMPRDWPSAQDLGYEQVPLWIEPGERAAQSRLQWFLRGPIHDYVNGRNLPALDGTSKLSPHFRFGTLSSRTAVHAALAALTAGGAVSRADVFTWLDELVWREFFQQVLMAFPQVTKGPFKAKDGLPAPRPEGPDRDCLFAAWCEGRTGYPIVDAGMRQLNQTGWMHNRVRMVTASFLVKDLRIDWQSGERYFMQHLVDGDLAANNGNWQWCASTGTDAMQGYRIFNPRIQSEKFDRDGDYIRHYVPELAEVPVKWLHEPHLMPPDEQERAGCRIGVDYPAPMVDHKTAREEYLTLAKQKGTT, encoded by the coding sequence ATGAAGGGGTTGGTGTGGTTTCGCCGTGACCTCCGTGTCCGCGATAATCCCGCTTTGTTTGCCGCCTGCCGGGACTGCCGAGAGGTCGTGCCGCTGTTCGTGTTCGACGAGCCGCTCCTGCGCTCCCACCTGTTCGGATCTGCCTGCGTCGGGTTCATGCTGGGCTGCTTGAATGAATTGAGAGCCTCGCTTGGCCAACTGGGGCTAATGCTCCAGTACCGCATCGGTGAGCAGACCGAGGCAGTCCTCCAGGCGGTGAGGGATCTCGGGATCGACGCGGTCTACTGGAATCGGGATTACGAGCCGGCCGCGCGGGATCGCGATCGCAGGGTCCAGGACTGCCTCTCCCAGCAGGGCAGAACCGTGAAGACATTCAAGGACCATGTCGTGTTCGAGGCGGAGGAAGTTCGTGGGTTGACCGGTGACCCCTTCCAAAGGTACAGCGCCTACCGGGATCGCTGGTGGAACCAGTGGCGCGCAGCGACTCCGCCGATGATTCCGGCGCCCAAGCGGAGAGCGGACGGCAACGAGACATCGATGCCGCGGGACTGGCCGTCGGCGCAGGACTTGGGCTACGAGCAGGTTCCGCTGTGGATCGAACCGGGAGAACGGGCGGCCCAGTCCAGGTTGCAATGGTTCCTGCGCGGGCCGATCCATGATTACGTGAATGGGCGCAACCTGCCTGCGCTCGATGGGACGTCCAAACTGTCTCCACACTTCCGATTTGGCACCCTGTCCTCCCGAACAGCCGTGCATGCGGCCTTGGCCGCCCTCACGGCAGGGGGGGCCGTTTCCAGGGCCGATGTTTTCACCTGGCTCGACGAATTGGTCTGGCGAGAATTTTTTCAACAGGTGCTCATGGCCTTTCCCCAGGTGACCAAGGGACCGTTCAAGGCGAAGGACGGATTGCCGGCACCGCGCCCAGAGGGCCCCGATCGTGATTGCTTGTTTGCGGCCTGGTGCGAGGGCCGCACCGGTTATCCCATCGTGGATGCGGGGATGCGACAACTCAATCAGACTGGTTGGATGCACAATCGGGTGCGCATGGTCACGGCCTCTTTCCTCGTGAAGGACCTTCGGATCGATTGGCAGAGCGGCGAGCGGTACTTCATGCAGCACCTGGTGGACGGTGATCTGGCGGCCAACAACGGAAACTGGCAATGGTGCGCATCCACGGGCACAGACGCCATGCAGGGGTATCGAATCTTCAACCCGCGCATCCAAAGCGAAAAATTCGACCGCGACGGGGACTACATTCGGCACTATGTGCCGGAACTGGCGGAGGTGCCTGTGAAGTGGCTCCATGAGCCGCATCTCATGCCACCCGATGAACAGGAGCGGGCCGGGTGCCGGATCGGGGTCGACTATCCTGCGCCGATGGTGGACCACAAGACTGCGCGGGAAGAATATCTCACCTTGGCCAAACAGAAGGGGACGACATGA
- a CDS encoding PDZ domain-containing protein, whose translation METRSVIKMTVLVGLITTLAWPPSGLALAHSESPPGTATSGHGAETSGPDGVIGVALHVGAERVGDPAVLYIAQIYPDGPAQQPGLKQGDELVTVDGQAVTGKTYEQVASMIRGEAGSVVKLGVKRDGEVRDITVARVSSQTLYGCPRMKAGWRWSSST comes from the coding sequence ATGGAGACGAGATCCGTAATCAAGATGACCGTGCTAGTGGGGCTGATCACGACCCTGGCGTGGCCCCCTTCTGGCTTGGCCCTGGCCCACTCAGAATCGCCTCCGGGAACGGCGACGTCCGGCCACGGCGCGGAGACGTCGGGCCCGGATGGGGTGATCGGGGTGGCGCTCCACGTCGGCGCCGAGCGTGTGGGCGATCCGGCGGTCTTGTACATCGCGCAGATCTATCCCGATGGGCCGGCGCAGCAACCAGGGTTGAAGCAAGGAGATGAACTCGTGACTGTGGACGGGCAAGCCGTCACCGGCAAGACCTACGAACAAGTGGCGTCGATGATACGCGGCGAGGCCGGATCGGTGGTCAAGCTGGGCGTGAAGCGAGACGGCGAGGTTCGGGACATCACGGTTGCCCGAGTATCCAGTCAAACTCTCTACGGCTGTCCCCGGATGAAAGCTGGATGGCGGTGGAGCAGCTCTACTTGA
- a CDS encoding DUF4149 domain-containing protein: MEGLLTYLHTLAIGTLIGKVVCLSFVVAPVLARTLEPESFGKVVRKLFPAYYLLGMLATGMGLLSWVIIGLVTGVSPLYWAVGLTWLCLLAAEDYCLSPLTPRSNEMRDRLKEQERQGAVDAQLSAAWTRLHQRSLYLNALVLFGGLGLLLMSLHL, from the coding sequence ATGGAAGGACTGCTCACATATCTTCATACGCTGGCAATCGGCACCCTCATAGGGAAGGTGGTCTGCCTTTCGTTCGTCGTGGCTCCGGTGCTGGCCAGGACCTTGGAGCCGGAATCGTTCGGCAAGGTCGTACGGAAGCTGTTCCCGGCCTATTACTTGCTGGGCATGCTGGCGACGGGGATGGGGCTGCTCTCGTGGGTCATCATCGGCCTGGTGACTGGAGTGAGCCCGCTCTACTGGGCGGTCGGTCTCACCTGGCTGTGTCTCCTGGCCGCTGAAGACTATTGCCTTTCGCCCCTCACCCCTCGGAGTAATGAGATGCGGGATCGGCTCAAGGAGCAAGAGCGTCAGGGTGCCGTGGATGCGCAGTTGTCGGCAGCCTGGACCCGCTTGCATCAGCGGTCACTGTATCTGAATGCACTGGTGTTGTTCGGGGGCCTGGGATTGTTGTTGATGAGCCTGCACCTTTAA
- a CDS encoding TIGR01777 family protein, with product MKIVVSGGTGFIGRALVAELCGAGHQVVVLTRKPGQPSFPNEQRVEWNARSAGPWWKDLRDAQAVVNLAGEPIADKRWTSARKRQLLDSRLSATRCLVDGLMAEATRPPVLISASGIGYYGVGGARALGEEAPLGQGFLADLSARWEAEAQRAAQAGARVVLLRIGMVLERDGGALAKMLLPFRLYAGGPVLPGTQWVSWIHRQDLIGLILWALATPSVAGPVNAVAPEAVTMKTFCEVLGRVLHRPSWLPVPELALKVALGELGTLLTTGQRVEPTKAQAGGYQFVYPTLEAALQAIVHGPSRTEAA from the coding sequence ATGAAGATCGTTGTCTCGGGCGGAACGGGATTTATCGGCCGGGCGCTCGTGGCCGAGTTGTGTGGCGCTGGCCATCAGGTCGTCGTGCTGACGCGCAAGCCGGGACAGCCCTCCTTCCCGAATGAGCAGCGGGTGGAGTGGAACGCCAGGTCGGCGGGGCCCTGGTGGAAGGACCTTCGTGACGCCCAGGCCGTAGTGAACCTAGCGGGAGAGCCCATCGCCGACAAGCGGTGGACGAGTGCGCGGAAGCGGCAACTACTCGACAGCCGCCTATCCGCCACGCGCTGTCTGGTCGATGGTCTCATGGCAGAGGCCACAAGGCCTCCAGTGCTCATCAGCGCCTCGGGCATCGGGTATTACGGGGTCGGTGGTGCGCGGGCACTGGGTGAAGAGGCTCCGTTGGGTCAAGGGTTCCTGGCCGATCTCTCCGCGCGCTGGGAGGCCGAAGCGCAACGTGCAGCCCAAGCCGGAGCCCGCGTGGTCCTCCTCAGAATCGGCATGGTGCTCGAACGAGACGGCGGGGCATTGGCGAAAATGCTGCTGCCGTTTCGTCTCTACGCCGGAGGTCCGGTGCTGCCCGGCACGCAGTGGGTTTCGTGGATTCACCGCCAAGACCTGATCGGCTTGATCCTGTGGGCCCTCGCCACTCCGAGCGTCGCCGGGCCGGTCAATGCCGTCGCGCCCGAGGCCGTGACGATGAAAACGTTCTGTGAGGTGCTCGGACGCGTGCTCCATCGGCCGTCGTGGCTGCCGGTGCCGGAACTTGCCCTCAAGGTGGCGCTGGGCGAGCTGGGAACCTTGTTAACGACCGGGCAACGGGTGGAACCGACCAAGGCTCAAGCGGGTGGGTACCAATTCGTCTATCCGACGCTCGAAGCGGCCTTGCAGGCTATCGTGCATGGGCCAAGCCGAACGGAAGCGGCGTAA
- a CDS encoding SUMF1/EgtB/PvdO family nonheme iron enzyme → MTHVFIRRRPSHSSIGLFAAVACAVALSPVFAAAPVKELDPVPMVTIKAGSFLMGNDNPQGRADEWPQRMVHVDAFTIDQVEVTNERYMAFVTMTGHRNPPNPYGTGSLTSPKGIEQLPVVQVTWYDAKAYCTWAKKRLPTEAEWEKAARGTDGRQFPWGNDQPSLLRANYDREWDGEKTMHPVGTKPEGDSPYGVKDMAGNAREWVQDWYDPDYYASAPTRNPVGPDKGVVRVIRGGSWHSPVSDIGAAARGRGGFALQTHGTGFRCARSLEAAQQGHASQEVGAK, encoded by the coding sequence ATGACACATGTTTTCATAAGGAGGAGACCGAGCCATTCGTCGATCGGCCTATTCGCTGCGGTGGCCTGCGCGGTCGCCCTGTCGCCGGTCTTCGCAGCGGCCCCGGTCAAGGAGCTGGACCCCGTTCCCATGGTCACCATTAAAGCGGGGTCCTTCCTGATGGGCAATGACAACCCCCAGGGCCGGGCCGATGAATGGCCACAACGCATGGTACACGTCGACGCCTTCACAATCGATCAGGTGGAGGTGACCAACGAGCGCTACATGGCGTTTGTGACCATGACCGGGCACCGCAACCCGCCGAACCCCTATGGCACCGGTTCGTTGACCTCGCCGAAGGGAATCGAACAACTGCCTGTCGTACAAGTGACTTGGTACGACGCGAAGGCTTACTGCACTTGGGCAAAAAAACGTTTGCCGACGGAGGCGGAATGGGAAAAGGCGGCGCGCGGTACGGATGGGCGTCAGTTCCCCTGGGGAAACGACCAGCCGAGCCTGCTGCGGGCCAATTACGATCGCGAATGGGATGGGGAGAAGACCATGCATCCAGTGGGTACAAAGCCGGAGGGCGACTCCCCCTACGGCGTCAAGGATATGGCCGGTAACGCTCGGGAGTGGGTCCAGGATTGGTACGACCCCGACTACTACGCCAGTGCGCCGACCCGGAACCCAGTGGGCCCCGACAAGGGCGTCGTTCGGGTGATTAGAGGAGGGTCGTGGCACAGCCCGGTCTCGGACATCGGTGCGGCGGCGAGGGGGCGCGGTGGATTCGCGCTGCAGACCCACGGTACGGGCTTCCGGTGCGCGCGCAGCCTCGAGGCGGCTCAGCAGGGCCATGCGAGTCAGGAGGTCGGCGCGAAGTGA
- a CDS encoding SUMF1/EgtB/PvdO family nonheme iron enzyme → MKTIERILQVGVITTLSLFSAAAQAEDPLVPKDMVYVGHGPSVMGLDHEQQTESSKRLTAYDKRMKTPWSAEAFHDEGPAHMVFLDSYLIDKYEVSNKDYGEFIMSTSHPAPAYWDDPRLNTPHQPVVGVNWYDAKAYCEYRGKRLPTEAEWEKAARGPNANLYPWGNEFNAAKANYNRQREATLPVDALPEGASYYGAYNMAGNVFEWVNDWYDPQYYGKLQTMVNPTGPEKPLWIGGTGTYVDRLTVGEKRVIRGGSWIAPEGTVRSTHRFWNHPLNNSYGVGLGFRCAKVAPPELEQLIRDTYIVALVEMGRERFAEAQQSVNRGLALDPKSVELLELKALIEQSLKQR, encoded by the coding sequence ATGAAGACAATCGAACGCATCTTACAGGTTGGAGTGATCACGACGCTCTCGCTGTTCAGCGCGGCGGCGCAGGCAGAGGACCCGCTCGTACCCAAGGACATGGTCTATGTAGGTCATGGGCCGTCAGTGATGGGTCTCGATCATGAACAGCAGACCGAGTCGAGCAAACGGCTCACCGCCTATGACAAGCGCATGAAGACTCCCTGGTCGGCCGAGGCGTTTCATGACGAAGGGCCGGCTCACATGGTCTTCTTGGATTCCTATCTCATCGACAAGTACGAGGTCTCGAACAAGGACTACGGCGAGTTCATCATGTCTACAAGCCACCCGGCTCCGGCCTACTGGGATGACCCTCGTCTTAATACACCGCACCAGCCGGTGGTGGGGGTGAATTGGTATGACGCGAAGGCCTATTGCGAATATCGTGGCAAGCGGCTGCCGACGGAAGCCGAGTGGGAAAAGGCCGCGCGGGGCCCTAATGCCAACCTGTATCCATGGGGCAACGAGTTCAATGCCGCCAAGGCCAATTACAACCGCCAGCGGGAAGCGACGCTGCCTGTGGATGCCTTGCCGGAGGGAGCCAGTTATTACGGCGCCTACAATATGGCAGGGAACGTCTTCGAGTGGGTGAACGATTGGTACGACCCGCAATACTACGGAAAGTTGCAGACCATGGTGAACCCGACCGGTCCGGAGAAACCGCTCTGGATCGGCGGCACCGGGACCTACGTCGATCGCCTCACGGTCGGCGAGAAGCGCGTCATCCGGGGAGGGTCGTGGATCGCTCCTGAGGGCACGGTCCGTTCGACACATCGGTTCTGGAACCACCCGCTCAACAACAGTTACGGCGTGGGGTTGGGGTTCCGCTGCGCGAAGGTGGCACCGCCCGAGCTTGAACAGCTCATCAGGGACACATACATCGTTGCGCTGGTCGAGATGGGCCGTGAGCGGTTTGCCGAAGCCCAGCAATCGGTGAACCGGGGCTTGGCCCTGGATCCGAAGAGTGTCGAGCTGCTGGAGTTGAAGGCGCTCATCGAACAGTCGTTGAAACAGCGATGA
- a CDS encoding SUMF1/EgtB/PvdO family nonheme iron enzyme: MRRHTLLQVGLGTVLVAGSLSLANAAETVAEKDMVKIPRGEFAMGSNEHSDETKHQVVLDAYLIDKYEASNARYKEFMRATGHPAPAYWDDPRLNGPTQPVVGVSWTDANAFCKWEGKRLPTEAEWERAAKGPEGDNHYPWGHHLDPKKANYGQNVGRTMPVDSYPEGVSGFGVFNMAGNVFEWVEDWYDPKYYKSSLALNPRGAEKGYNFANQGPVKVLRGGSWLAPETSLHTSHRFWNQPENNSYGVGLGFRCAKSVTAVSEESIQAAREAFIQALVAMGAEKQADAMASIEKALSLDPNNAEYQATRELIKKSTKK; the protein is encoded by the coding sequence ATGCGGAGACACACATTGTTGCAAGTGGGACTCGGGACAGTGCTGGTTGCAGGCTCACTCTCGTTGGCGAATGCCGCCGAGACGGTAGCCGAGAAGGATATGGTGAAGATTCCCAGGGGGGAATTCGCCATGGGCAGTAATGAACATTCGGATGAAACGAAGCACCAGGTCGTTCTCGATGCCTATTTGATCGACAAGTATGAAGCGTCGAACGCCCGCTACAAGGAGTTCATGCGGGCGACTGGTCACCCTGCCCCAGCCTACTGGGACGATCCGCGGCTCAACGGTCCGACTCAGCCGGTGGTCGGCGTGAGTTGGACGGATGCGAACGCATTCTGCAAGTGGGAGGGGAAACGGCTGCCGACTGAGGCGGAATGGGAACGGGCCGCTAAGGGCCCGGAGGGAGACAATCATTATCCTTGGGGCCACCACCTAGACCCCAAAAAGGCCAATTACGGACAGAACGTCGGCCGCACCATGCCGGTGGATTCCTATCCCGAGGGCGTGAGCGGGTTTGGCGTCTTCAACATGGCGGGCAATGTCTTCGAGTGGGTCGAAGACTGGTACGACCCGAAGTACTACAAGAGCAGCCTCGCGCTGAATCCTCGCGGCGCCGAGAAGGGATACAACTTCGCCAACCAGGGCCCGGTCAAGGTGCTGCGCGGCGGATCTTGGCTGGCGCCGGAGACCTCACTGCATACGAGCCATCGATTCTGGAATCAGCCGGAGAACAATTCCTACGGCGTTGGGCTGGGCTTCCGCTGCGCGAAGTCGGTCACCGCCGTGTCCGAAGAGTCGATCCAGGCCGCTCGTGAGGCGTTCATCCAAGCACTGGTCGCCATGGGGGCAGAGAAACAAGCCGATGCTATGGCCTCAATCGAGAAAGCCCTCTCCCTGGATCCGAACAATGCGGAATACCAGGCAACCCGAGAGCTGATCAAGAAGAGCACAAAAAAGTAG
- a CDS encoding MerR family transcriptional regulator encodes MNAHRIHRVAKLTGLSKDVIRVWERRFGLLKPTRGANRYRNYSDEDVALLRYLKEQLDAGTSIGDLAKLGREELLHRARVATPRTAIVDNTFDRLLRELLAALTPLDRITFEKRLNGAVAVVPFEEALHGILVPLQEQVGQLWHDGRIHIATEHYVTNQIQQKMFAALNQLPVAEFGAKVIVACPPGEEHNLAALALAYRCRVRGCRVYYLGSNVPVASLSALCREVKPNLTILSFPLAFPDARAADVVQALAYEVCPFSTVVAGGNGALAMRDHFNRAHIEVLEGFGELDAKLEQLTRRSTIPS; translated from the coding sequence ATGAATGCTCATAGAATTCATAGAGTTGCGAAGCTTACCGGGCTGTCGAAGGATGTGATCCGGGTTTGGGAGCGCCGATTTGGACTTCTCAAGCCAACGCGAGGAGCCAATCGGTACCGCAATTATTCGGATGAGGATGTGGCACTGCTGCGTTATCTGAAGGAACAGCTCGATGCCGGTACGTCGATCGGCGATTTGGCAAAACTGGGGCGGGAAGAATTACTGCATCGTGCACGGGTCGCAACGCCGCGCACGGCGATCGTAGACAATACGTTTGATCGGCTGCTGCGGGAGCTGCTCGCGGCGTTGACCCCGCTCGACCGGATCACGTTCGAAAAGCGCTTGAACGGGGCGGTCGCGGTCGTGCCGTTCGAAGAAGCGCTCCACGGCATCCTCGTGCCGCTGCAGGAGCAGGTGGGACAGCTCTGGCACGACGGGCGCATCCATATCGCTACCGAACATTACGTGACCAATCAGATCCAGCAGAAGATGTTCGCGGCGCTGAATCAGCTCCCCGTCGCCGAGTTCGGCGCGAAGGTCATCGTCGCCTGCCCGCCCGGGGAAGAACACAACCTCGCCGCCCTGGCTCTAGCCTATCGGTGCCGCGTGCGCGGCTGCCGAGTCTACTACCTAGGATCCAACGTTCCGGTCGCTTCGCTGAGTGCGCTCTGCCGCGAAGTGAAGCCGAACCTGACGATCTTGTCCTTTCCTCTTGCCTTCCCGGATGCGCGCGCCGCCGACGTGGTGCAGGCGCTGGCGTACGAGGTCTGTCCGTTTTCCACCGTCGTGGCCGGCGGCAACGGCGCATTGGCCATGCGGGACCATTTCAATCGGGCTCACATCGAAGTACTGGAAGGGTTCGGAGAGTTGGATGCCAAGTTGGAACAGCTCACGAGACGTTCAACTATTCCAAGTTAA